A stretch of the Nicotiana tabacum cultivar K326 chromosome 6, ASM71507v2, whole genome shotgun sequence genome encodes the following:
- the LOC142181882 gene encoding uncharacterized protein LOC142181882: protein MGLPSLDIGNDKYWLIKLRDIFINNCKLYMKWTTLLPYCIWELWKNRNHNNINNLDNYLDIRKVIHAAWEFTFSTERNPFVEKTINVEISWIKPNKDVIKLNYDGAFSSKSKRAGLGGAFRNSKGDWIMTNAPIEDPATEA from the exons ATGGGCCTTCCATCTTTGGATATTGGGAATGACAAATATTGGCTTATTAAATTGAGGGATATTTTCATTAATAATtgtaaattatatatgaagtGGACTACTCTATTACCCTATTGCATATGGGAACTATGGAAAAACAGGAAccataataacatcaataacctgGATAACTACCTTGATATAAGAAAGGTTATCCATGCAGCATGGGAATTCACCTTCTCCACTGAAAGAAATCCATTCGTGGAAAAAACCATCAATGTTGAGATTAGTTGGATTAAGCCTAATAAAGATGTGATTAAATTAAACTATGATGGTGCATTCTCCAGTAAGAGTAAAAGGGCAGGGCTTGGAGGAGCATTTCGTAATAGCAAAGGAGATTGGATT ATGACTAATGCACCAATTGAAGATCCCGCTACTGAAGCATAA